Proteins encoded within one genomic window of Haloplanus vescus:
- a CDS encoding ATP synthase subunit A produces the protein MSQADTTVREDGIIDSVSGPVVTAVDLDARMNDVVYVGDEGLMGEVIEIEGDITTIQVYEETSGVGPGEPVENTGDPLTVDLGPGLLDSIYDGVQRPLDVLETKMNSPFLDRGVDAPGIDLEKEWEFEPTVEEGDEVGRGDVIGTVPETVTIEHKVLVPPNALEEGETAEVTAIESGEFTVDETVAELDTGEEIRMRQEWPVREARPAGEKQTPTEPLLTGQRVQDGLFPIAKGGTAAIPGPFGSGKTVTQQQLAKWSDADIVVYIGCGERGNEMTEVIEDFPELPDPQTGNPLMARTTLIANTSNMPVAARESCVYTGITIAEYYRDMGYDVALMADSTSRWAEAMREISSRLEEMPGEEGYPAYLAARLSQFYERAGYFNNINGTEGSISVVGAVSPPGGDFSEPVTQNTLRIVKCFWALDADLAERRHFPSINWNESYSLYREQLDPWFEDNVAEDWAEVRQWAVDVLDEEGELQEIVQLVGKDALPEDQQLTLEIARYLREAWLQQNAFHDVDTYCEPDKTYLILTTIKTFNDEAFDALEAGVPVEEITNVDALPRINRIGVQEEYEAYMDELKDDITEQIRELY, from the coding sequence ATGAGTCAGGCAGACACGACCGTCCGAGAGGACGGCATCATCGACAGTGTGAGTGGTCCGGTCGTGACCGCCGTCGATCTCGACGCCCGAATGAACGACGTCGTCTACGTTGGCGACGAAGGGCTGATGGGCGAAGTCATCGAGATCGAGGGCGACATTACGACCATTCAGGTGTACGAAGAGACTTCGGGGGTCGGTCCCGGCGAACCCGTCGAGAACACGGGCGACCCGCTGACCGTCGACCTCGGACCGGGACTGCTGGACTCCATCTACGACGGCGTCCAGCGTCCCCTCGACGTGCTCGAGACCAAGATGAACAGCCCCTTCCTCGACCGCGGGGTCGACGCACCCGGCATCGACCTCGAGAAAGAGTGGGAGTTCGAACCCACCGTCGAGGAGGGTGACGAAGTCGGCCGCGGCGACGTGATCGGCACGGTCCCGGAGACGGTGACCATCGAGCACAAGGTGCTCGTGCCCCCGAACGCCCTCGAAGAGGGCGAGACGGCGGAAGTCACCGCTATCGAGAGCGGCGAGTTTACCGTCGACGAGACGGTGGCCGAACTCGACACGGGCGAAGAGATTCGGATGCGCCAGGAGTGGCCGGTTCGTGAGGCACGCCCCGCCGGCGAGAAGCAGACGCCGACGGAGCCGCTCCTGACCGGGCAGCGAGTGCAGGACGGCCTGTTCCCCATCGCGAAGGGTGGGACGGCGGCGATTCCGGGTCCGTTCGGGTCCGGGAAGACCGTCACCCAGCAGCAACTCGCCAAGTGGTCCGACGCGGACATCGTCGTCTACATCGGCTGTGGCGAGCGCGGCAACGAGATGACGGAGGTCATCGAGGACTTCCCCGAACTGCCCGACCCGCAGACGGGGAACCCGCTGATGGCCCGGACGACGCTCATCGCCAACACGTCGAACATGCCCGTCGCGGCACGCGAATCCTGCGTGTACACGGGCATCACCATCGCGGAGTACTACCGCGACATGGGGTACGACGTGGCGCTGATGGCCGACTCCACCTCGCGGTGGGCCGAGGCCATGCGCGAAATCAGTTCGCGACTGGAGGAGATGCCCGGCGAGGAGGGCTACCCGGCCTACCTCGCGGCGCGTCTCTCCCAGTTCTACGAGCGAGCGGGCTACTTCAACAACATCAACGGCACGGAAGGGTCGATTTCGGTCGTCGGCGCGGTCAGCCCGCCCGGCGGCGACTTCTCCGAGCCGGTGACCCAGAACACGCTCCGTATCGTGAAGTGCTTCTGGGCGCTCGACGCCGACCTGGCCGAGCGCCGGCACTTCCCCTCGATCAACTGGAACGAGTCCTACTCCCTCTACCGGGAGCAGCTGGACCCGTGGTTCGAGGACAACGTCGCGGAGGACTGGGCCGAGGTGCGCCAGTGGGCCGTCGACGTGCTCGACGAGGAGGGCGAACTCCAAGAGATCGTCCAGCTCGTCGGCAAGGACGCCCTGCCGGAGGACCAGCAGCTCACGCTCGAAATCGCGCGGTACCTCCGCGAGGCGTGGCTCCAGCAGAACGCGTTCCACGACGTCGACACCTACTGCGAACCCGACAAGACGTACCTCATCCTCACGACGATCAAGACGTTCAACGACGAGGCGTTCGACGCCCTCGAAGCGGGCGTCCCCGTCGAGGAAATCACGAACGTCGATGCCCTGCCGCGCATCAACCGCATCGGCGTGCAGGAAGAGTACGAGGCGTACATGGACGAACTGAAAGACGACATCACCGAGCAGATTCGGGAGCTGTACTGA
- a CDS encoding ATP synthase subunit B — translation MKEYKTITEISGPLVFAEVDQPIGYDEMVEIETADGEIRRGQVLESEDGLVAIQVFEGTSGIDKNAFVRFQGETLKMELTEDLLGRVLSGSGEPIDGGPDIEYEKREDIVGAAINPYSREYPEEFIQTGVSAIDGMNTLVRGQKLPIFSGSGLPHNELALQIARQASVPEEEESGDDSEFAVIFGAMGITAEEANEFMDDFERTGALERSVVFMNLADDPAVERTVTPRMALTTAEYLAFEKDYHVLVILTDMTNYCEALREIGAAREEVPGRRGYPGYMYTDLAQLYERAGRIQGRDGSVTQIPILTMPGDDDTHPIPDLTGYITEGQIYVDRDLNSQGVQPPVNVLPSLSRLMDDGIGEGLTREDHADVSDQMYAAYAEGEDLRDLVNIVGREALSDRDNKYLDFADEFESEFVDQGFNTNRDIGETLDIGWDLLSKFPKEELNRIDEDLIADYYREEATEEEATAD, via the coding sequence ATGAAAGAGTACAAAACGATCACCGAGATCAGCGGTCCGCTGGTGTTCGCCGAGGTCGATCAGCCGATCGGCTACGACGAGATGGTGGAAATCGAGACCGCCGACGGCGAGATTCGCCGCGGGCAGGTGCTCGAATCCGAAGACGGCCTCGTCGCCATCCAGGTGTTCGAGGGGACCTCCGGCATCGACAAGAACGCGTTCGTCCGCTTCCAGGGCGAGACGCTGAAGATGGAACTGACCGAGGACCTCCTCGGTCGCGTCCTCTCCGGATCCGGCGAACCGATCGACGGCGGCCCGGACATCGAATACGAGAAGCGAGAGGACATCGTCGGCGCGGCAATCAACCCGTACTCCCGCGAGTACCCCGAGGAGTTCATCCAGACGGGCGTCTCTGCCATCGACGGCATGAACACGCTCGTCCGCGGACAGAAACTTCCAATCTTCTCCGGGTCGGGGCTGCCGCACAACGAACTTGCGCTCCAGATTGCGCGACAGGCGAGCGTGCCCGAAGAGGAAGAGAGCGGCGACGACTCCGAGTTCGCCGTCATCTTCGGCGCGATGGGTATCACGGCCGAAGAGGCCAACGAGTTCATGGACGACTTCGAGCGCACCGGTGCACTGGAACGCTCGGTCGTCTTCATGAACCTCGCGGACGACCCCGCCGTCGAGCGGACGGTCACGCCGCGGATGGCCCTGACGACCGCCGAGTACCTCGCCTTCGAGAAGGATTACCACGTCTTGGTCATCCTGACGGACATGACGAACTACTGCGAGGCGCTGCGCGAAATCGGCGCCGCGCGTGAAGAGGTGCCGGGTCGCCGTGGCTACCCCGGGTACATGTACACCGACCTGGCCCAGCTCTACGAGCGTGCCGGTCGGATTCAGGGTCGTGACGGGTCGGTCACCCAGATTCCGATCCTCACGATGCCGGGCGACGACGACACGCACCCCATCCCGGACCTGACGGGATACATCACCGAGGGGCAGATCTACGTCGACCGCGACCTCAACAGTCAGGGCGTCCAGCCCCCGGTCAACGTGCTCCCCTCGCTCTCGCGGCTGATGGACGACGGTATCGGCGAGGGCCTCACCCGCGAGGACCACGCCGACGTCTCCGACCAGATGTACGCCGCGTACGCGGAGGGTGAAGACCTGCGCGACCTGGTGAACATCGTCGGCCGCGAGGCGCTCTCCGACCGCGACAACAAGTACCTGGACTTCGCCGACGAGTTCGAGAGCGAATTCGTCGACCAGGGCTTCAACACCAACCGCGACATCGGCGAAACCCTCGACATCGGCTGGGACCTCCTCTCGAAGTTCCCGAAAGAGGAACTCAACCGTATCGACGAGGACCTCATCGCGGACTACTACCGCGAAGAGGCCACCGAGGAAGAAGCGACCGCCGACTAA
- a CDS encoding bacterio-opsin activator domain-containing protein, giving the protein MSGKSEGEGRGGGAVPTGGGEVTAVSTDAVDETLKTRTMDEAPVGITIADATMSDMPLVYANAAFERMTGYPPAYAVGRNCRFLQGEGTRTEPVERMRDAIEAGEPTTVELRNYRRNGEQFWNEVTIAPLRDDEGAITHYVGFQQDVTRRKRAERAAVRYAARVERERAAQEFLLERLDGVVADVTAAVAEARRRSDLEGGVVEGLAATYAGAWLGGYEPADETLHRRAVAGETPDSRDRISLGADAEDRVETAVAQSVADGRVTIRALDDGAAPTAVAAIPLHYGDATYGAVCVFARSDSEFDDHERAVLTALGRTVATGINTLESQRTLRGSEVVELQFTLMTHPLVAVAEALEGRLAYAGRVADRDQPTALFECAGATGEAVRAAVGENDAVDLLAVLVDGDDGCLVELTVTADDLRTLLADHGAELRALRAESGVARATVEVAQESLARSMADIVLDRFDGADLVGYRNRERRDETDREFVARLRDALTDRQHAALLRAYRSGYFEWPHEATGEDLASAMGVCRSTFHEHLRAAQRKLIEAVLDSQPN; this is encoded by the coding sequence ATGTCAGGGAAGTCAGAGGGAGAGGGGCGTGGCGGGGGAGCGGTGCCCACGGGCGGCGGGGAAGTGACAGCGGTGAGCACCGACGCCGTTGACGAGACGCTGAAGACGCGGACGATGGACGAAGCACCGGTCGGCATCACCATCGCGGACGCGACGATGTCGGACATGCCACTCGTCTACGCGAACGCCGCGTTCGAACGGATGACGGGGTATCCGCCGGCGTACGCGGTGGGGCGCAACTGCCGGTTCCTGCAGGGAGAGGGGACGCGTACAGAGCCGGTCGAGCGGATGCGCGACGCCATCGAGGCCGGCGAACCGACGACGGTCGAACTCCGGAACTACCGCCGGAACGGCGAGCAGTTCTGGAACGAAGTGACCATCGCACCGCTCCGGGACGACGAGGGAGCCATCACTCACTACGTCGGGTTCCAGCAGGACGTGACTCGCCGGAAGCGCGCGGAGCGGGCGGCGGTCCGGTACGCGGCCCGAGTCGAGCGAGAACGGGCGGCTCAGGAATTCCTGTTGGAGCGTCTCGACGGCGTCGTCGCGGACGTGACTGCCGCCGTTGCGGAGGCGCGGCGTCGATCCGACCTCGAAGGCGGCGTGGTCGAGGGATTGGCAGCGACGTACGCGGGGGCGTGGCTGGGGGGGTACGAACCCGCCGACGAGACGCTCCATCGGCGAGCGGTGGCGGGGGAGACACCCGACAGCCGGGACCGAATTTCGCTGGGTGCCGACGCCGAGGACAGGGTCGAGACGGCGGTGGCGCAGTCCGTCGCCGACGGCCGGGTGACAATTCGAGCGCTCGACGACGGGGCCGCACCGACGGCCGTCGCCGCGATTCCCCTCCACTACGGCGATGCGACGTACGGTGCCGTCTGCGTGTTCGCCCGAAGCGACAGCGAGTTCGACGACCACGAGCGGGCGGTGTTGACTGCGCTGGGGCGGACCGTCGCCACCGGAATCAACACGCTGGAGAGCCAGCGGACCCTCCGCGGGTCGGAGGTGGTCGAACTGCAGTTCACGCTGATGACCCACCCGCTGGTCGCAGTCGCCGAGGCGCTAGAAGGTCGGCTGGCGTACGCGGGGCGCGTCGCCGACCGGGACCAGCCGACGGCGTTGTTCGAGTGTGCGGGGGCGACGGGCGAGGCGGTTCGGGCGGCGGTGGGTGAGAACGACGCCGTCGATCTGCTCGCCGTCCTCGTCGACGGCGACGACGGCTGTCTGGTCGAACTGACGGTCACGGCGGACGACCTCCGAACGCTGCTGGCGGACCACGGGGCGGAACTCCGTGCCTTGCGTGCCGAAAGTGGCGTGGCCCGGGCCACCGTCGAGGTGGCGCAGGAATCGCTCGCGCGGTCGATGGCCGACATCGTTCTCGACCGCTTCGACGGGGCAGATCTGGTCGGCTACCGCAACCGCGAGCGCCGAGACGAGACCGATAGGGAGTTCGTCGCCCGCCTGCGCGACGCGCTGACCGACCGCCAGCACGCGGCGCTACTGCGAGCGTACCGGAGCGGCTACTTCGAGTGGCCCCACGAGGCGACGGGCGAGGACCTCGCGTCGGCGATGGGTGTCTGTCGGTCGACGTTCCACGAACACCTGCGGGCGGCCCAGCGGAAACTCATCGAGGCGGTGCTCGATTCGCAGCCCAACTAG
- a CDS encoding bacteriorhodopsin, whose protein sequence is MPQPGSEGIWLWIGTLGMFLGMLYFIVRGWGETDRRRQEFYIVTIFITAIAFVNYLAMALGFGLTMVTVGGEELPIYWARYTDWFFTTPLLLIDLGLLAGANRNQLSALVGLDMLMIGTGVVATLSAGTGVFSEGARRLIWWGVSTGFLLVLLYMLYGSLDEKASQLSGDAASTFSTLRTLIVVVWLVYPVWWVLGTEGLGTISLYTETAGFMVLDLVAKVGFGIILLSSREVLDAAGSTTAQPAD, encoded by the coding sequence ATGCCACAACCTGGTAGCGAGGGAATCTGGCTGTGGATCGGCACGCTCGGCATGTTCCTGGGGATGCTGTACTTCATCGTCAGGGGCTGGGGCGAGACAGACCGCCGGCGACAGGAGTTTTACATCGTCACCATATTCATCACCGCCATCGCGTTCGTGAACTACCTCGCGATGGCGCTCGGGTTCGGGTTGACGATGGTGACCGTCGGGGGCGAAGAACTCCCGATATACTGGGCACGGTACACGGACTGGTTCTTCACGACGCCGCTCCTGTTGATCGACCTCGGCCTCCTCGCCGGAGCGAACCGGAACCAACTGTCGGCGCTGGTTGGTCTGGACATGCTGATGATCGGCACGGGCGTCGTCGCGACGCTGTCGGCCGGGACGGGGGTCTTCAGCGAGGGCGCCCGCCGGCTGATCTGGTGGGGCGTCTCGACCGGCTTCCTGCTCGTGCTCCTGTACATGCTGTACGGGTCGCTGGACGAGAAGGCAAGTCAGCTCTCGGGTGACGCCGCCTCGACGTTCAGCACGCTCCGGACGCTGATCGTCGTCGTGTGGTTGGTCTACCCGGTGTGGTGGGTCCTCGGCACCGAAGGGCTGGGAACGATCAGCCTGTACACCGAGACGGCGGGCTTCATGGTGCTCGACTTGGTCGCGAAAGTCGGGTTCGGAATCATCCTCCTGTCGAGTCGGGAGGTGCTCGACGCGGCGGGGTCGACGACCGCTCAGCCGGCCGACTGA
- a CDS encoding lycopene cyclase domain-containing protein, producing MTGPTYLQFHLAFLLPALMLMTATAFVSRSRLRAVGRWHFGADWTYWGGVALIAVVALAYTTPWDNYLIATGVWSYGEGSTLATIGYAPIEEYAFILVQPWLTALWLSHLSLPRGLTTPSNPVGTRVATTGVAVALGVAGWRLLGTDATLYLGAILAWAAPVLALQWAVGAPQLWARRRLVVLGTLVPTTYLCVADRVAIEYGIWTLSPRYTTGVEIAGLPVEEALFFVVTNLFVVQGLVLYRWVLDRRGATEADDAGAR from the coding sequence ATGACCGGCCCAACCTACCTGCAGTTCCACCTCGCCTTCCTCCTCCCCGCGCTGATGCTCATGACCGCGACGGCGTTCGTGAGTCGGTCGCGGCTCCGAGCCGTCGGTCGCTGGCATTTCGGTGCCGACTGGACGTACTGGGGCGGCGTCGCACTCATCGCCGTCGTCGCGCTGGCGTACACGACGCCGTGGGACAACTACCTCATCGCGACGGGCGTCTGGTCGTACGGCGAGGGCAGCACGCTCGCCACCATCGGCTACGCACCGATCGAGGAGTACGCGTTCATCCTCGTTCAGCCGTGGCTGACGGCGCTCTGGCTCTCGCACCTCTCGCTCCCGCGCGGGTTGACGACGCCCTCGAATCCGGTCGGGACCCGAGTCGCCACGACGGGCGTCGCCGTCGCCCTCGGCGTCGCCGGGTGGCGCCTGCTCGGGACCGACGCGACGCTCTATCTCGGCGCGATTCTGGCGTGGGCGGCGCCGGTGCTGGCGCTCCAGTGGGCAGTCGGCGCCCCACAGCTCTGGGCGCGGCGACGCCTCGTCGTCCTCGGGACGCTAGTGCCCACGACGTACCTGTGTGTCGCCGACCGAGTGGCCATCGAGTACGGTATCTGGACGCTCTCGCCCCGATACACGACCGGCGTCGAGATAGCGGGCCTCCCGGTCGAGGAGGCGCTCTTTTTCGTGGTGACGAACCTGTTCGTCGTGCAGGGCCTCGTGCTCTATCGGTGGGTGTTGGACCGGCGAGGCGCGACCGAGGCGGACGACGCGGGCGCGCGGTAG
- a CDS encoding Brp/Blh family beta-carotene 15,15'-dioxygenase, with protein MRRDDASASAALMHAVGCRPAWLVVALLTAGSLLVTASGVDLGLPAWAPYLPLAASLVVFGLPHGAVDHLAPAHAAGRPVTLRVLVAVGGCYLLLGGAYAALWFVAPVAAAVLFVALTWLHWGQGDLYALDALGGSHLDSAGVRAGTVLVRGGLPMLVPLLRYPDEYRRVVDAWVALFGGDLHAGWLWAPTTRAALGVAFAVLTGLVLAASHRSGGTWRRDAAETGLLWAFFLVVPPLVAVGVYFCVWHSLRHVGRLAAVDDRARGAFVDRGTLAALARTGWNAVPLTAVSLAGLGGVAVVAGVGTEPRVLAALYLVVVAVLTLPHVAVVTWMDLVEDAGIGRAGGS; from the coding sequence ATGCGCCGAGACGACGCGTCGGCGTCGGCCGCGCTGATGCACGCGGTCGGCTGTCGGCCCGCGTGGCTCGTCGTCGCACTACTCACCGCCGGGTCGCTCCTCGTGACGGCGAGCGGCGTCGACCTCGGACTGCCGGCGTGGGCGCCGTACCTCCCGCTGGCGGCGAGTCTGGTCGTCTTCGGCCTCCCGCACGGCGCCGTCGACCACCTCGCGCCGGCCCACGCGGCGGGACGACCGGTGACGCTCCGAGTCTTGGTCGCCGTGGGCGGGTGTTATCTCCTGCTCGGGGGCGCGTACGCGGCGCTGTGGTTCGTGGCGCCGGTGGCGGCCGCAGTCCTGTTCGTCGCGCTGACGTGGCTCCACTGGGGACAGGGCGACCTGTACGCGCTGGACGCGCTCGGGGGGTCGCATCTCGATAGCGCGGGCGTGCGCGCGGGAACAGTCCTTGTTCGGGGTGGCCTGCCGATGCTCGTCCCACTCCTGCGCTACCCCGACGAGTACCGGCGGGTGGTGGACGCGTGGGTGGCGCTGTTCGGCGGCGACCTGCACGCGGGGTGGCTGTGGGCGCCGACGACGCGTGCGGCCCTCGGCGTCGCGTTCGCGGTGCTGACCGGCCTCGTCCTCGCCGCGAGCCATCGCTCCGGTGGGACGTGGCGCCGCGACGCCGCGGAGACGGGACTGCTGTGGGCGTTTTTCCTCGTCGTTCCGCCGTTGGTCGCCGTCGGCGTCTACTTCTGCGTGTGGCACTCGCTCCGTCACGTCGGGCGACTGGCGGCCGTCGACGACCGGGCGCGGGGGGCGTTCGTCGACCGGGGGACGCTCGCGGCGCTGGCGCGGACGGGGTGGAACGCGGTGCCGCTGACCGCCGTCTCGCTCGCCGGCCTCGGTGGCGTGGCCGTCGTCGCGGGCGTCGGGACCGAACCGCGGGTGTTGGCGGCGCTGTATCTCGTCGTCGTCGCCGTGTTGACTCTGCCACACGTCGCAGTGGTGACGTGGATGGACCTCGTGGAGGACGCGGGAATCGGACGGGCGGGCGGCTCGTGA
- a CDS encoding V-type ATP synthase subunit D, translating into MAEDVKPTRKNLMAIEDRIELSERGHDTLEQKRDGLIMEFMDILDQAQDIRADLDENYQTAQRKINMARAMEGDVAVRGAASALKEHPEITTQSKNIMGVVVPQIESSRVKKSLDQRGYGLLGSSGRIDEAADAYEELLESIILAAEVETAMKKMLTEIETTKRRVNALEFKLLPDLHENKEYIEQKLEEQEREEIFRLKKIKAKKEAEEKEEEEEAEVEAVAAGD; encoded by the coding sequence ATGGCCGAGGACGTCAAACCCACGCGCAAGAACCTCATGGCGATAGAGGACCGGATCGAACTCTCCGAGCGAGGCCACGACACGCTCGAACAGAAGCGGGACGGCCTCATCATGGAGTTCATGGACATCCTGGACCAGGCCCAGGACATCCGCGCCGACCTCGACGAGAACTACCAGACGGCCCAGCGCAAGATCAACATGGCGCGAGCCATGGAGGGCGACGTGGCGGTTCGCGGCGCTGCCTCGGCGCTCAAAGAGCACCCCGAGATCACGACCCAGTCGAAGAACATCATGGGCGTGGTCGTCCCGCAGATCGAGTCTTCCCGCGTCAAGAAGAGTCTCGATCAGCGTGGCTACGGCCTGCTCGGCTCCTCGGGCCGCATCGACGAGGCCGCCGACGCCTACGAGGAACTCCTCGAATCCATCATCCTCGCCGCCGAGGTGGAGACGGCGATGAAGAAGATGCTGACCGAAATCGAGACCACCAAGCGCCGCGTCAACGCCCTCGAGTTCAAGCTCCTCCCCGACCTCCACGAGAACAAGGAGTACATCGAGCAGAAACTCGAAGAGCAGGAGCGCGAGGAAATCTTCCGCCTCAAGAAGATCAAGGCCAAGAAGGAAGCAGAGGAGAAGGAAGAAGAAGAAGAGGCTGAAGTCGAAGCCGTCGCCGCAGGCGACTGA
- a CDS encoding DUF6276 family protein: MPCSACGARSIAFTVPADLRAHAPGEGAAATICSRCLRTQPADEGAADPEFDAILPAFPSGEAGAALALALGLLDSLALRRDGIDDCCSYAERAGADVLLTLDRLVDAEDVEPHVDLSRRRHQLAELLR, translated from the coding sequence ATGCCCTGTTCGGCCTGTGGCGCGCGCTCGATTGCCTTCACCGTCCCGGCGGACCTTCGAGCGCACGCACCGGGCGAAGGCGCTGCCGCGACCATCTGTTCTCGCTGTCTTCGGACACAACCTGCCGACGAGGGGGCTGCCGACCCGGAGTTCGACGCCATCCTTCCGGCCTTCCCGAGCGGTGAGGCTGGCGCAGCGCTCGCACTCGCGCTCGGTCTGCTCGACTCACTCGCGCTCCGCCGCGACGGCATCGACGACTGCTGTTCGTACGCGGAGCGGGCGGGCGCGGACGTACTCTTGACGCTCGACCGCCTCGTCGACGCGGAGGACGTGGAGCCACACGTCGACCTGTCGCGTCGCCGCCACCAGTTGGCGGAACTCCTTCGCTAG
- a CDS encoding glycosyltransferase family 87 protein: protein MSLLRRLLARRDDRPVFAAVSLLALVALATYPAVDWYLRALDIAPRFGFWDFGAYGGAVDRWVAGDSLYVRNEDGGYHGSYLYPPIALLAFAPLLLSLPFRPAVLVWTVGTTLLLWVALQRLVGALGVSLRPWERLALLPVLVGFHPLLLSIKLGQTAGALGALLTFAASASLRGRGYLSGVLTACCGVVKLPYAPAGAHLLADRRRFLGAVGGGLALLALSLLAFGVDAHRTFIEVLAWGVREGGAARSPTIWLPPYYRPLYSVPYGLVIRVLASLAIVVAVVRAAPDARRETTALGFAAVPLLAPLTYAYYFVAAVPAVVLLVAAELDRLDGRPAVPVVGLLFLQVHSYGLHGLGAIAPGWYPEVLLQPGLFGNLIVVGLAFARVAAAGDPLFVQSLTAAVGRRD from the coding sequence ATGTCCCTCCTGCGACGACTTCTCGCTCGCCGTGACGACCGCCCCGTCTTCGCCGCCGTCTCCCTCCTCGCGCTCGTCGCCCTTGCTACCTACCCCGCCGTCGACTGGTATCTCCGCGCGCTCGACATCGCGCCCCGCTTTGGCTTCTGGGACTTCGGCGCGTACGGCGGCGCCGTCGACCGCTGGGTCGCTGGCGACTCGCTCTACGTCAGAAACGAGGACGGCGGCTACCACGGCAGCTACCTCTACCCGCCTATCGCGCTCCTCGCGTTCGCCCCGTTGCTGCTCTCCTTGCCTTTCCGACCCGCCGTCCTCGTCTGGACCGTGGGGACGACGCTCCTTCTCTGGGTGGCGCTCCAGCGCCTCGTGGGCGCGCTCGGCGTCTCGCTTCGCCCGTGGGAGCGACTGGCGCTCCTCCCGGTGCTCGTCGGCTTCCACCCGCTCCTCCTGTCGATAAAGCTCGGGCAGACCGCCGGGGCGCTCGGCGCCCTCCTCACCTTCGCGGCGTCGGCGTCGCTCCGCGGCCGAGGGTATCTGAGCGGTGTCCTCACCGCCTGCTGTGGCGTCGTCAAACTCCCGTACGCGCCCGCCGGCGCACACCTGCTCGCGGACCGGCGGCGCTTCCTCGGCGCCGTCGGCGGCGGCCTCGCGCTCCTCGCACTCTCGCTGCTCGCCTTCGGCGTCGACGCCCACCGTACCTTCATCGAGGTCCTCGCGTGGGGTGTCCGCGAGGGCGGCGCCGCTCGCTCGCCGACCATCTGGCTCCCGCCGTACTACCGCCCGCTGTACAGCGTCCCCTACGGACTGGTGATTCGCGTGCTCGCCAGCCTCGCCATCGTCGTCGCCGTCGTCCGCGCCGCCCCCGACGCCCGCCGCGAGACGACGGCGCTCGGCTTCGCCGCCGTCCCTCTCCTCGCGCCGCTCACCTACGCCTACTACTTCGTCGCGGCGGTTCCGGCCGTCGTTCTCCTCGTCGCCGCCGAACTAGACCGACTCGACGGCCGTCCGGCCGTCCCCGTCGTCGGCCTCCTCTTCCTCCAAGTTCACTCCTACGGCCTGCACGGTCTGGGCGCCATCGCACCCGGCTGGTATCCCGAGGTGTTGCTCCAACCCGGACTCTTCGGCAATCTCATCGTCGTCGGACTGGCGTTCGCTCGCGTCGCCGCCGCTGGCGACCCCCTTTTCGTTCAATCGCTGACGGCGGCGGTCGGGCGACGCGACTAG